A window of the Megalopta genalis isolate 19385.01 chromosome 2, iyMegGena1_principal, whole genome shotgun sequence genome harbors these coding sequences:
- the LOC117225399 gene encoding uncharacterized protein LOC117225399 produces the protein MVVLSRVGSPTMSATVAGNQQQQHPHQEWDINDSNVPRVVEYDPWCEWADGHVRRVYGPDCEEARRHASGWAMRNTNNHNVSILKKSCLGVLVCSQECILPGGGRVHLRPAICDKARKKQQGKPCPNRQCTGRLEILSCRGHCGYPVTHFWRHTEHAIFFQAKGQHDHPRPEAKSTSEARRSVGAGRRVRGLAVLLASEAALGSKLMSLRGTKRPSSEAIEQPARATQPPPLISDKGYSCSCPPFECMCGLQTNISTYQPSHHHQTTMYPQQTPSNDTPYWMQDPVQPQENALGYSLPVQVPQEASYPDFPSFTGELFQPEEIFQLDQPLRPEFPLNSQDVARSPPTLLDLGSGTIKYEMKQHQDQAYWNQFLSEDSSSSHLSMPQDDRLQFPGFEPEKDANGFCGKRPVNSHFVPEKEISQNHLNNALNFQEYQRNQNHKNFVDGTVKNDQQQPGYWSQDDRLTFPGFDPQKDEGLMTTRRDANCFPKENCQPSLLENYNMYPKKETELTEARPGRSPAENNKQFSYDAGYNQMFEQEKSHMASRCHQNSNRMVLDERLQPSYGSHETPDSTERLLLPDSSGMDIQSQNSPEPFFYPSNDRCHYTCEVLDTRLPQMAMNTGTTQMNSYGDVSELDLPPFVDYTLVGMLCSSAEEDTSNLLPGCQQNTQTYVTHH, from the exons GAGTCGCGTTGGGTCGCCGACGATGTCAGCGACGGTGGCCGGCAATCAGCAACAACAGCACCCTCATCAGGAATGGGACATCAACGACTCGAACGTACCGAGG GTGGTGGAGTACGATCCTTGGTGCGAATGGGCAGACGGACACGTAAGAAGGGTCTACGGGCCAGACTGCGAAGAGGCAAGAAGGCACGCCTCAGGTTGGGCGATGAGGAACACGAACAATCATAATGTCAGTATTCTGAAGAAATCGTGCCTCGGTGTCCTTGTGTGCTCGCAGGAGTGCATCCTACCTGGCGGTGGAAGGGTTCACCTTCGACCGgctatttgcgacaag GCGAGGAAAAAGCAACAAGGGAAACCGTGCCCTAACAGGCAATGCACGGGCCGTTTGGAGATCCTCTCGTGCCGTGGTCATTGCGGTTACCCTGTGACGCATTTCTGGAGGCACACCGAGCACGCGATATTCTTTCAAGCGAAAGGACAACACGACCATCCTCGACCGGAAGCGAAATCTACGTCTGAGGCGAGAAGAAGCGTGGGCGCCGGTAGAAGGGTGCGAGGACTCGCTGTTCTCTTAGCCAGCGAGGCTGCTCTGGGCTCGAAA TTAATGTCACTGAGAGGAACGAAAAGACCGAGCTCGGAAGCGATCGAACAGCCCGCAAGAGCCACGCAACCACCGCCGCTGATTTCGGACAAAG GGTACTCATGCTCCTGTCCACCGTTCGAGTGCATGTGCGGCCTCCAAACGAACATCTCCACGTACCAACCCTCTCACCACCATCAGACGACGATGTACCCTCAGCAAACACCCTCAAACGACACCCCCTACTGGATGCAGGACCCTGTGCAGCCTCAAGAGAACGCGTTGGGCTACAGTCTACCGGTCCAGGTGCCCCAGGAAGCTTCTTACCCGGACTTCCCGTCGTTCACAGGCGAACTATTCCAACCAGAAGAGATCTTCCAACTGGACCAACCGCTGCGGCCAGAATTCCCCTTGAACTCCCAGGACGTGGCCAGATCGCCGCCCACGCTGCTGGACCTCGGCAGCGGGACGATCAAGTACGAGATGAAGCAGCACCAGGACCAGGCCTACTGGAACCAGTTCTTGAGCGAGGACTCGAGCAGCAGCCACTTGAGCATGCCGCAGGACGACAGGCTGCAGTTCCCGGGCTTCGAGCCGGAGAAAGACGCGAACGGATTCTGCGGGAAGAGACCGGTGAACAGCCACTTCGTCCCCGAGAAAGAGATCAGCCAGAACCACCTGAACAACGCGCTGAACTTTCAGGAGTACCAGCGGAACCAGAACCACAAGAACTTCGTGGACGGCACGGTGAAGAACGACCAGCAGCAGCCGGGCTACTGGAGCCAGGACGACCGTCTGACCTTCCCGGGCTTCGATCCGCAGAAGGACGAGGGACTGATGACCACCAGAAGGGACGCGAACTGCTTCCCGAAGGAGAACTGTCAACCCAGCCTGCTCGAGAACTACAACATGTACCCGAAGAAGGAGACCGAGCTGACGGAGGCTCGCCCTGGCCGCAGCCCGGCAGAGAACAACAAGCAGTTCTCGTACGACGCCGGCTACAATCAGATGTTCGAGCAGGAGAAGAGCCACATGGCGAGCCGGTGCCACCAGAATTCGAACAGAATGGTGCTGGACGAGAGACTGCAGCCGAGCTACGGGAGCCACGAGACCCCCGACTCCACCGAAAGACTGTTACTCCCGGACTCGAGCGGCATGGACATCCAGTCGCAGAACAGCCCGGAACCTTTCTTCTATCCCAGCAACGACCGGTGCCATTACACCTGCGAGGTGCTAGACACGAGGCTGCCGCAGATGGCCATGAACACCGGGACCACGCAAATGAACAGCTACGGCGACGTCAGCGAGCTCGATCTGCCGCCGTTCGTCGATTACACCCTCGTCGGCATGCTCTGCAGTTCGGCCGAGGAGGACACGTCGAACCTGCTGCCCGGCTGCCAGCAGAACACGCAGACCTACGTCACCCATCATTAG